One Kitasatospora sp. NBC_01266 genomic window carries:
- the trpD gene encoding anthranilate phosphoribosyltransferase — MVNVNPANGGADPAQVVRTWPDLLSTLLDGGDLSRADAAWAMDRIMSGEASPVQVAGFMVALRAKGETVAEVAGLVEAMYAHAEPLHIPGPAVDIVGTGGDRAKTVNISTMSAIVAAAAGAKVVKHGNRAASSASGSSDVLERLGIKLDLSARRVAEVAEEVGLTFCFAAKFHPAMRHAAPARRDLGVATAFNILGPLTNPAHVTAHAVGCFDTRLAGLIAGVLAERGSTALVFRGDDGLDELTVCTTSRVWLVRQGAVTETVLDPRELGIELVGIEALRGADAEYNADVARRLLAGERGAVRDAVVLNSAAALVALELTEAPLVEQLAAAMVRTAAAIDSGEAQDTLKRWAEATGR; from the coding sequence ATGGTGAATGTGAACCCTGCGAACGGCGGTGCGGACCCCGCGCAGGTGGTCCGCACCTGGCCCGACCTGCTGAGCACCCTGCTGGACGGCGGTGACCTGTCCCGGGCGGACGCCGCCTGGGCGATGGACCGGATCATGAGCGGTGAGGCCAGCCCGGTGCAGGTGGCCGGATTCATGGTGGCGCTGCGGGCCAAGGGCGAGACGGTGGCCGAGGTCGCCGGGCTGGTCGAGGCGATGTACGCGCACGCCGAGCCGCTGCACATCCCCGGGCCGGCGGTGGACATCGTCGGCACCGGCGGCGACCGGGCCAAGACCGTCAACATCTCCACCATGTCGGCCATCGTCGCGGCGGCGGCCGGCGCCAAGGTGGTCAAGCACGGCAACCGGGCCGCCTCCTCGGCCAGCGGCTCCTCCGACGTGCTGGAGCGGCTCGGGATCAAGCTGGACCTGAGCGCGCGCCGAGTGGCCGAGGTGGCCGAGGAGGTCGGCCTCACCTTCTGCTTCGCGGCCAAGTTCCACCCCGCGATGCGGCACGCCGCCCCGGCCCGCCGCGACCTCGGGGTGGCCACCGCCTTCAACATCCTCGGGCCGCTGACCAACCCGGCCCACGTCACCGCGCACGCGGTCGGCTGCTTCGACACCCGGCTGGCGGGCCTGATCGCCGGGGTGCTGGCCGAGCGCGGCTCCACCGCGCTGGTCTTCCGCGGTGACGACGGGCTGGACGAGCTGACCGTCTGCACCACCTCGCGGGTCTGGCTGGTGCGGCAGGGCGCGGTCACCGAGACCGTGCTCGACCCGCGCGAGCTCGGCATCGAGCTGGTCGGCATCGAGGCGCTGCGCGGAGCGGACGCCGAGTACAACGCCGACGTGGCCCGGCGGCTGCTGGCCGGGGAGCGCGGCGCGGTGCGCGACGCGGTGGTGCTGAACTCGGCGGCGGCGCTGGTCGCGCTCGAGCTGACCGAGGCCCCGCTGGTCGAGCAGCTGGCCGCCGCGATGGTGCGCACCGCCGCCGCGATCGACTCCGGCGAGGCACAGGACACCCTCAAGCGCTGGGCCGAGGCCACCGGGCGCTGA
- the ctaE gene encoding aa3-type cytochrome oxidase subunit III: MSVVATATAVETGHAHGSVNRPNMTSVGTIVWLSSELMFFAALFAMYFTARSVMGPGFWASKAHALNVPFSSGNTTILVLSSLTCQLGVFAAERGDVKKLRTWFSITFVMGAIFIGGQIYEYTNLVKHDGISLSSDPYGSVFYLTTGFHGLHVTGGLIAFLLVLGRTYAAKRFTHEQATAAIVVSYYWHFVDVVWIGLFATIYLIK; this comes from the coding sequence ATGTCGGTCGTGGCGACAGCAACAGCAGTAGAAACCGGGCACGCACATGGATCGGTCAACCGACCGAACATGACCAGCGTCGGAACCATCGTCTGGCTGAGTTCCGAGCTGATGTTCTTCGCGGCCCTCTTCGCGATGTACTTCACGGCACGATCCGTGATGGGGCCAGGCTTCTGGGCGTCGAAGGCTCATGCCCTCAACGTTCCTTTTTCCTCCGGGAACACCACGATCCTGGTGCTCTCCTCGCTCACCTGTCAGCTCGGCGTCTTCGCCGCCGAGCGCGGTGACGTCAAGAAGCTCCGCACGTGGTTCTCGATCACCTTCGTGATGGGCGCGATCTTCATCGGCGGCCAGATCTACGAGTACACCAACCTGGTGAAGCACGACGGCATCTCGCTGTCGTCCGACCCTTACGGTTCGGTGTTCTACCTCACCACCGGCTTCCACGGGCTCCACGTGACGGGCGGTCTGATCGCCTTCCTGCTGGTGCTGGGGCGGACCTACGCAGCCAAGCGGTTCACGCATGAGCAGGCCACCGCGGCGATCGTCGTGTCGTACTACTGGCACTTCGTCGACGTGGTCTGGATCGGCCTCTTCGCGACCATCTACCTGATCAAGTAA
- the qcrC gene encoding cytochrome bc1 complex diheme cytochrome c subunit yields the protein MKKLSARRRHPLAALVVLLFALAATGGLYAVFAPAEAAKADSSAQSLQIDEGKRLFAVGCSSCHGLNGEGSSTGPSLAGVGSAAVDFQVGTGRMPAQQPGAQVLKKPNIYSQDDIDAMAAFVASLGPGPVTPTKDQYTSTETDAISKGGELFRTNCSQCHNFAGAGGALTQGKFAPSLENVDAKHIYEAMQTGPQNMPSFPDTTMPEKQKQEIVAFVRYQANDAPNPGGLSLGSLGPVTEGLFGWIFGLGVLIAIAIWVAAHTTKAKKS from the coding sequence GTGAAAAAGCTCTCCGCACGACGGCGCCACCCGCTGGCGGCGCTGGTCGTCCTACTCTTCGCCCTCGCGGCCACCGGGGGGCTGTATGCCGTGTTCGCGCCCGCCGAGGCGGCCAAGGCCGACAGCTCCGCGCAGTCGCTCCAGATCGATGAGGGCAAGCGCCTCTTCGCTGTTGGCTGCTCCTCATGCCACGGCCTGAACGGTGAGGGCAGCTCCACCGGCCCGAGCCTGGCGGGCGTGGGCTCCGCCGCGGTCGACTTCCAGGTCGGCACCGGCCGGATGCCCGCCCAGCAGCCGGGCGCGCAGGTCCTGAAGAAGCCGAACATCTACAGCCAGGACGACATCGACGCGATGGCCGCCTTCGTCGCTTCGCTGGGCCCCGGCCCGGTGACGCCGACCAAGGACCAGTACACGTCGACCGAGACCGACGCCATCTCCAAGGGTGGCGAGCTGTTCCGTACCAACTGCTCGCAGTGCCACAACTTCGCTGGTGCTGGTGGCGCCCTGACGCAGGGCAAGTTCGCGCCTTCGCTGGAGAACGTCGACGCGAAGCACATCTACGAGGCCATGCAGACCGGCCCGCAGAACATGCCCTCCTTCCCCGACACGACCATGCCGGAGAAGCAGAAGCAGGAGATCGTGGCCTTCGTCCGCTACCAGGCGAACGACGCGCCCAACCCCGGCGGTCTCTCGCTCGGCAGCCTCGGTCCCGTGACCGAGGGTCTGTTCGGCTGGATCTTCGGTCTCGGCGTCCTGATCGCCATCGCGATCTGGGTCGCCGCTCACACCACCAAGGCCAAGAAGTCATGA
- the qcrA gene encoding cytochrome bc1 complex Rieske iron-sulfur subunit: protein MSHDMSDDKLPADTAEGHGEVAAADNPFADPGLPAHEVRRTDIDERAAKRAERHVSLLFIVSMLATVGFIASYVSIDPDKIVYIFPLGHISAMNFALGMTLGVALFCIGAGAVHWARTLMSDVEHPAERHPIEADDEVRADVIEQFKTGAGESGFGRRKMIRNTLIGSMALVPLSGVMLLRDLGPLPEKSLDSTAWSEATPAMPIQLINMNTNEPMKAEDIGIGSLTFAMPGPSALRPNGLQESDEDFQQQIAKDALMLIRIQPEDIKDAQSAALGFEGVLAYSKICTHVGCPISLYEQQTHHALCPCHQSTFDLSDGARVIFGPAGHPLPQLKISTDSLGYLVATGDFSHPVGPSFWERSE, encoded by the coding sequence ATGAGCCACGACATGTCAGACGACAAGCTGCCGGCGGACACCGCCGAAGGGCACGGCGAGGTAGCCGCTGCCGACAACCCGTTCGCGGACCCGGGCCTGCCGGCCCACGAGGTGCGCCGGACCGACATCGACGAGCGGGCCGCCAAGCGGGCCGAGCGCCACGTGTCGCTGCTCTTCATCGTGTCGATGCTGGCCACGGTCGGCTTCATCGCCAGCTACGTGAGCATCGACCCGGACAAGATCGTCTACATCTTCCCGCTGGGCCACATCAGCGCGATGAACTTCGCGCTCGGTATGACCCTGGGTGTGGCGCTCTTCTGCATCGGCGCCGGCGCCGTGCACTGGGCGCGCACCCTGATGTCGGACGTCGAGCACCCGGCCGAGCGTCACCCGATCGAGGCTGACGACGAGGTCCGCGCGGACGTCATCGAGCAGTTCAAGACCGGTGCCGGCGAGTCCGGCTTCGGCCGCCGCAAGATGATCCGCAACACCCTGATCGGCTCGATGGCGCTGGTCCCGCTCTCCGGCGTGATGCTGCTGCGCGACCTCGGCCCGCTGCCCGAGAAGTCGCTGGACAGCACCGCCTGGAGCGAGGCCACTCCGGCCATGCCGATCCAGCTGATCAACATGAACACCAACGAGCCGATGAAGGCCGAGGACATCGGGATCGGCTCGCTGACCTTCGCCATGCCGGGCCCCTCGGCCCTGCGCCCGAACGGTCTGCAGGAGTCGGACGAAGACTTCCAGCAGCAGATCGCCAAGGACGCCCTGATGCTGATCCGTATCCAGCCGGAGGACATCAAGGACGCCCAGTCGGCCGCCCTGGGCTTCGAGGGCGTGCTCGCCTACTCCAAGATCTGCACCCACGTCGGTTGCCCGATCTCGCTGTACGAGCAGCAGACCCACCACGCGCTCTGCCCCTGCCACCAGTCGACCTTCGACCTGTCGGACGGCGCTCGCGTCATCTTCGGCCCGGCCGGGCACCCGCTCCCGCAGCTGAAGATCTCCACTGACTCCCTGGGCTACCTGGTCGCCACCGGGGACTTCAGTCACCCCGTCGGCCCGAGCTTCTGGGAGCGCAGCGAATGA
- the qcrB gene encoding cytochrome bc1 complex cytochrome b subunit has protein sequence MSSASTSGKQAAPASTRAKPANKAEAAADYLDGRLGIYSLAKANLRKIFPDHWSFMLGEICLYTFIIIILTGVYLTLFFKPSMGEVIYNGSYAPLNGIRVSEAYASTLDISFEVRGGLLIRQIHHWAAIVFVAAMFVHMMRVFFTGAFRKPREINWVFGFLLLFLGFFDGFLGYSLPDDLLSGTGIRFMEGAILAVPLVGTYISFFLFGGQFPGTDIVPRFFTIHVLLIPGIMLGLLVAHLILVFYHKHTQWAGPGKTEKNVVGMPLMPVYMAKAGGFFFLVFGIIAAMSAIASVNPVWAYGPYRPDQVSTDAQPDWYMGFAEGLIRVMPGWEIRAWGHTLNLGVFIPLMLFPLVLAAIAAYPFIEGWITGDKREHHILDRPRNAPVRTGLGAAWISLYLVLLTGGGNDLLATHFHLSLNDITYFVRAGSFIVPVVVFFITKRWCLGLQRRDKEKVLHGRETGVIKRLPHGEFVEVHAQLPQDKLHTLTAHEQYEPLELPAEVDENGVARKVGLITKTRAKISEGMFGEGNQIPKPTAEEHKEITSGHGHH, from the coding sequence ATGAGTTCCGCGTCCACCAGCGGGAAGCAGGCCGCGCCGGCCAGCACCCGCGCCAAGCCCGCGAACAAGGCGGAAGCCGCCGCGGACTATCTGGACGGCCGGCTGGGGATCTACTCCCTGGCCAAGGCCAACCTGCGCAAGATCTTCCCGGACCACTGGTCCTTCATGCTCGGTGAGATCTGCCTCTACACCTTCATCATCATCATCCTGACCGGTGTCTACCTCACCCTGTTCTTCAAGCCGAGCATGGGCGAGGTCATCTACAACGGCTCGTACGCGCCGCTGAACGGCATCCGGGTCTCGGAGGCCTACGCCTCGACGCTGGACATCAGCTTCGAGGTCCGCGGTGGTCTGCTGATCCGTCAGATCCACCACTGGGCCGCCATCGTCTTCGTCGCCGCGATGTTCGTGCACATGATGCGCGTCTTCTTCACCGGCGCGTTCCGCAAGCCCCGCGAGATCAACTGGGTCTTCGGCTTCCTGCTGCTCTTCCTGGGCTTCTTCGACGGCTTCCTGGGCTACTCGCTCCCCGATGACCTGCTCTCCGGTACCGGTATCCGGTTCATGGAGGGTGCCATCCTGGCCGTCCCGCTGGTCGGTACCTACATCTCGTTCTTCCTGTTCGGCGGGCAGTTCCCGGGTACCGACATCGTGCCGCGGTTCTTCACGATCCACGTGCTGCTGATCCCGGGCATCATGCTCGGCCTGCTGGTGGCGCACCTGATCCTGGTCTTCTACCACAAGCACACCCAGTGGGCGGGCCCGGGCAAGACCGAGAAGAACGTCGTCGGCATGCCGCTCATGCCGGTCTACATGGCCAAGGCCGGTGGCTTCTTCTTCCTGGTCTTCGGCATCATCGCGGCCATGTCGGCGATCGCCTCGGTCAACCCGGTCTGGGCGTACGGCCCGTACCGGCCCGACCAGGTCTCCACCGACGCCCAGCCCGACTGGTACATGGGCTTCGCCGAGGGTCTGATCCGTGTCATGCCGGGCTGGGAGATCCGGGCCTGGGGCCACACCCTGAACCTGGGTGTCTTCATCCCGCTGATGCTCTTCCCGCTGGTGCTGGCCGCGATCGCCGCCTACCCCTTCATCGAGGGCTGGATCACCGGTGACAAGCGCGAGCACCACATCCTGGACCGGCCGCGCAACGCCCCGGTGCGCACCGGGCTCGGTGCCGCGTGGATCAGCCTCTACCTGGTGCTGCTCACCGGTGGTGGCAACGACCTGCTCGCCACGCACTTCCACCTCTCGCTGAACGACATCACCTACTTCGTCCGGGCGGGTTCGTTCATCGTCCCGGTGGTGGTCTTCTTCATCACCAAGCGCTGGTGCCTCGGCCTGCAGCGTCGTGACAAGGAGAAGGTGCTGCACGGCCGCGAGACCGGCGTCATCAAGCGCCTGCCGCACGGTGAGTTCGTCGAGGTGCACGCCCAGCTCCCGCAGGACAAGCTGCACACGCTCACCGCGCACGAGCAGTACGAGCCGCTGGAGCTGCCGGCCGAGGTCGACGAGAACGGTGTCGCCCGCAAGGTCGGCCTGATCACCAAGACCCGGGCCAAGATCTCCGAGGGCATGTTCGGCGAGGGCAACCAGATCCCCAAGCCGACCGCCGAGGAGCACAAGGAGATCACCAGCGGCCACGGCCACCACTGA
- a CDS encoding GntR family transcriptional regulator yields the protein MQVSIDHAAATPPYEQLRAQISEQARTGVLPAGLKLPTVRALAEQLGLAANTVARAYRELETDGVVETHGRRGTLVAATGDTAHRLATGAANEYAARARRLGVTRDEALAAVSGALDLVYGSGPE from the coding sequence GTGCAGGTGAGCATCGACCACGCCGCCGCCACTCCCCCGTACGAGCAGCTGCGCGCGCAGATCTCCGAGCAGGCCAGGACCGGCGTGCTGCCGGCCGGCCTGAAGCTGCCGACCGTCCGGGCGCTGGCCGAGCAGCTGGGCCTGGCGGCCAACACGGTGGCCCGCGCCTACCGCGAGCTGGAGACGGACGGTGTGGTGGAGACGCACGGCCGGCGGGGCACCCTGGTGGCCGCCACCGGGGACACCGCGCACCGCCTGGCCACCGGCGCGGCGAACGAGTACGCGGCCCGGGCCCGGCGCCTGGGCGTCACCCGAGACGAGGCCCTGGCGGCCGTGAGCGGCGCGCTGGACCTCGTCTACGGGAGTGGGCCCGAGTGA
- a CDS encoding L,D-transpeptidase: MAGRCSVGGRKAGTGRRASAWLALTPLVIGPLAACSGGGHGTGDGPPRVVDAARLVRTSSAPVAEPGKPFTVTAASGDSITDVMLSGPDGKRLPGTLDPDGHGWHSTVPLLPGTHYAARIAAADSHGGRGEYTDDFTTKAADQLLTAALGPDLGKDTYGVGEPLTVKLSADVKDQAARQKVESALTVVSEPAVIGAWYWVDDKDLHFRPKDYWPANATVKLDYDPQGQQIEGGLYGGAASEVAFKTGDKVEAIVDAASDEMTFKRNDDVVTTLPVTTGKPGFDTRNGIKVVLGQERVVQMSSETIGIAKGSKDSYDLKVEWATRVTWSGEYVHAAPWSVASQGVENVSHGCTGMSTENAEWFYEHTRVGDIVEVVNSHGHEMEPFGNGFGDWNVSWDDWLKGSALGKTVNTQGPAPAGPATATLRPQV, translated from the coding sequence GTGGCCGGCAGATGTTCGGTAGGGGGACGGAAGGCCGGGACCGGTCGGCGGGCGTCCGCCTGGCTGGCCCTGACGCCGCTGGTGATCGGGCCGCTCGCGGCCTGCTCGGGCGGCGGCCACGGGACCGGTGACGGCCCACCACGGGTGGTCGACGCCGCCCGCCTGGTCCGCACCTCGTCGGCGCCGGTCGCCGAGCCAGGCAAGCCGTTCACGGTGACCGCCGCGAGCGGGGACAGCATCACCGACGTGATGCTCAGCGGCCCGGACGGCAAGCGGCTGCCCGGCACGCTGGACCCCGACGGCCACGGCTGGCACAGCACCGTCCCGTTGCTGCCGGGCACCCACTACGCCGCCCGGATCGCCGCCGCCGACAGCCACGGCGGGCGCGGTGAGTACACCGACGACTTCACCACCAAGGCCGCCGACCAGCTGCTCACCGCGGCCCTCGGTCCCGACCTGGGCAAGGACACCTACGGCGTCGGCGAACCGCTCACCGTGAAGCTCTCCGCGGACGTCAAGGACCAGGCCGCCCGGCAGAAGGTGGAGAGCGCGCTGACCGTGGTCTCCGAGCCCGCGGTGATCGGCGCCTGGTACTGGGTGGACGACAAGGACCTGCATTTCCGCCCGAAGGACTACTGGCCCGCCAACGCCACGGTGAAGCTCGACTACGACCCGCAGGGCCAGCAGATCGAGGGCGGCCTCTACGGCGGGGCGGCGAGCGAGGTCGCGTTCAAGACCGGTGACAAGGTCGAGGCGATCGTGGACGCGGCCAGCGACGAGATGACCTTCAAGCGCAACGACGACGTGGTCACCACGCTGCCGGTGACCACCGGCAAGCCCGGTTTCGACACTCGTAACGGCATCAAGGTGGTGCTCGGCCAGGAGCGGGTGGTGCAGATGAGCAGCGAGACCATCGGCATCGCCAAGGGCAGCAAGGACTCCTACGACCTCAAGGTCGAGTGGGCCACCCGGGTCACCTGGAGCGGCGAGTACGTGCACGCCGCGCCCTGGTCGGTGGCCTCGCAGGGGGTGGAGAACGTCAGCCACGGCTGCACCGGGATGAGCACCGAGAACGCCGAGTGGTTCTACGAGCACACCCGGGTGGGCGACATCGTCGAGGTGGTCAACAGCCACGGGCACGAGATGGAGCCGTTCGGCAACGGCTTCGGGGACTGGAACGTGAGCTGGGACGACTGGCTGAAGGGCAGCGCCCTGGGCAAGACGGTGAACACCCAGGGCCCGGCCCCGGCCGGGCCGGCCACGGCCACCCTGCGGCCGCAGGTCTGA